The proteins below come from a single Archangium lipolyticum genomic window:
- a CDS encoding restriction endonuclease fold toxin 5 domain-containing protein, whose product MSTAPGNGVAAPPGLQARRAGTMGKGEDLEGDGVGWPDGVGDGRPVEVPITLDYFQGFLVQAGVPTTALPGDGRTLSPQQAMELLPHLLSTPVVLGNFGPRRMVAHLLLEVAVGGVPVSRDELHARMRRFVKLLVLRPDGYLVKPTTGVAVQKAGEVVLAEDGTLRAGHFEVGPFYAIDGGRLFPVDETLEVPEGARPAGLYTPDQNVPLAVAEGAVLAVVDMVEGLYRLVFRTGETLEGLAQLPTAVRAMYENAPWLWEAFRHKPYAERVRTVSRLVTGAVLTVGTAGAGAAKAAAWGGKLGSLSVPLLSLTGDGLLAVRLVAVPVGGAGAVAGNALGATYVLHMANTSAQGAGGGSGWPPVGGPGQWVEDTSSMSEQARAYQAQVTGAPRRWCYKICRGTDCAEYDGFDPKTGTLLEAKALEYQKWFDKNLDPQWNYQGLKGMLDQAERQFRVARGMRLRWHVAEERMVAVLRKHFDDAGFEAIEVVHTQPLPLP is encoded by the coding sequence ATGAGCACGGCCCCTGGCAACGGAGTTGCCGCACCTCCTGGGCTCCAGGCCCGCCGCGCTGGCACGATGGGCAAGGGCGAGGACCTGGAAGGCGACGGAGTAGGGTGGCCAGATGGGGTTGGGGATGGCCGGCCAGTTGAGGTGCCCATCACCCTCGACTACTTCCAGGGCTTCCTCGTGCAGGCTGGGGTGCCCACCACTGCTTTGCCCGGAGATGGGCGCACGCTGTCACCGCAGCAGGCCATGGAACTGCTGCCCCACCTTCTATCCACGCCAGTGGTACTGGGCAACTTCGGCCCTCGGCGGATGGTGGCGCACCTGCTTCTGGAGGTGGCCGTGGGAGGCGTCCCGGTGTCACGCGACGAACTGCACGCGCGCATGCGGCGGTTCGTGAAGCTCCTCGTACTCCGCCCGGATGGCTACCTGGTGAAGCCCACCACGGGCGTTGCGGTACAGAAGGCGGGGGAGGTGGTGCTGGCGGAAGATGGCACGCTGCGAGCTGGCCACTTCGAGGTGGGCCCGTTCTACGCGATCGACGGCGGGCGCCTCTTCCCCGTGGATGAAACGCTCGAGGTGCCGGAAGGAGCCCGCCCAGCGGGCCTCTACACGCCAGACCAGAACGTGCCGCTGGCGGTTGCGGAGGGCGCCGTGCTGGCGGTGGTGGATATGGTGGAGGGCCTCTATCGGCTCGTCTTCCGCACGGGGGAGACGCTGGAGGGCCTGGCACAGCTCCCAACGGCCGTGCGCGCGATGTACGAGAATGCCCCGTGGCTCTGGGAGGCGTTTCGCCACAAGCCCTACGCGGAAAGAGTGCGCACCGTCTCACGGCTCGTCACGGGCGCGGTGCTGACGGTGGGCACCGCCGGTGCGGGAGCGGCCAAGGCGGCGGCTTGGGGTGGCAAGCTGGGGAGCCTCTCCGTCCCCCTGCTGTCGCTCACCGGTGATGGCCTCCTGGCGGTGCGACTGGTGGCCGTGCCCGTGGGTGGTGCCGGCGCCGTGGCGGGCAACGCGCTGGGTGCCACCTACGTCCTGCACATGGCCAACACGAGTGCCCAGGGCGCGGGAGGCGGTAGTGGGTGGCCTCCGGTGGGTGGGCCCGGACAGTGGGTGGAGGACACCTCCAGCATGTCCGAGCAGGCCCGGGCCTACCAGGCCCAGGTGACGGGCGCACCCAGGCGGTGGTGCTACAAGATCTGCCGCGGAACGGACTGCGCGGAGTACGACGGATTCGACCCGAAAACGGGCACTCTGCTCGAGGCCAAGGCCCTCGAGTACCAAAAGTGGTTCGACAAGAATCTCGATCCCCAATGGAACTATCAGGGACTCAAAGGCATGCTCGACCAGGCGGAGCGGCAGTTTCGGGTGGCGAGAGGAATGCGCCTGCGGTGGCACGTCGCGGAGGAGCGCATGGTCGCGGTTCTTCGGAAGCATTTCGACGACGCGGGCTTTGAAGCGATTGAAGTCGTCCATACCCAGCCGCTGCCGCTGCCGTGA